A window from Saccharomyces eubayanus strain FM1318 chromosome XIV, whole genome shotgun sequence encodes these proteins:
- the BOP3 gene encoding Bop3p produces the protein MSTSNSHSQPGKSSDSNHNNACKNKSLLEIIFGTNVSEWEFSENALMKAMDLKIEQEKTKQQYYKLENLNRSIELFKLASTSGLPISQIHKLFNTDHGTAPPSPMKSEGNQLHNNTASARTSEYLPKTNVSLKSLKPLNTNTVSPTPMSRQPSPYKFPPPPSANGLPLPTTTNAQRRANSPARIGASAVAALTENISIKEEDVATRIPLGTRPQESPLNKKPASLHSRNLSLPIGKFTNPNIPSAMTSILSFNRDQQQPHSQTSPQQQQQQPQQQPQDPQASSSHPLLRKPGMVQKKHRRARSTSSFGVIDLSIIDEAKEKHLQRSPSPIRFNTSVTLTPQAQPTEARAKERPTLPQPPREARELRDDLDDRTCSESSSRNESPVRTITKDNSVGKILNST, from the coding sequence ATGAGTACTTCTAACAGTCACAGCCAGCCAGGAAAGAGTAGCGATAGCAATCATAATAATGCCTGTAAGAACAAGTCTCTGCTGGAGATTATATTCGGGACCAATGTATCGGAATGGGAATTTTCTGAGAACGCATTGATGAAGGCTATGGATTTAAAAATAGAACAGGAAAAGACCAAGCAGCAATACTATAAACTTGAAAACTTGAACCGTTCCATAGAGTTGTTCAAACTAGCTTCCACCTCGGGTCTTCCCATAAGCCAAATACATAAACTGTTCAACACTGACCATGGCACTGCACCACCTTCACCCATGAAATCGGAGGGCAATCAGCTACATAACAATACAGCAAGTGCACGAACCTCGGAATATCTCCCCAAAACAAATGTCTCTCTTAAATCCCTAAAGCCCCTAAACACGAATACCGTTTCACCAACACCAATGAGTCGGCAGCCTTCCCCTTACAAGTTTCCACCACCGCCCTCTGCCAACGGCTTGCCACTCCCCACTACTACAAACGCTCAAAGAAGAGCCAATTCTCCCGCCAGAATAGGTGCATCCGCAGTGGCTGCTTTGACTGAGAACATTTCCATAAAGGAGGAAGATGTCGCCACACGTATCCCTCTAGGTACAAGGCCACAAGAATCTCCGTTGAACAAGAAGCCTGCCTCACTTCATAGTCGCAATCTCTCGCTTCCAATAGGCAAATTTACCAACCCTAATATCCCTTCAGCAATGACATCTATACTAAGTTTCAATAGAGACCAGCAGCAACCGCACTCCCAAACATCCccacaacagcagcagcagcaaccacaacaacaaccacAAGACCCTCAGGCAAGCAGTTCTCACCCTCTACTAAGGAAACCCGGAATGGTTCAGAAAAAACACAGGCGTGCAAGATCCACGTCCTCGTTCGGAGTAATCGATTTGAGCATCATTGATGAGGCCAAGGAAAAACATCTACAAAGGTCGCCATCCCCCATACGCTTCAACACATCGGTGACATTGACCCCACAGGCCCAGCCAACCGAAGCTCGTGCGAAGGAACGACCAACTCTACCGCAACCACCACGTGAGGCACGCGAACTGCGCGATGACTTGGATGACAGAACGTGTAGTGAAAGCAGTAGCAGGAACGAAAGCCCCGTCAGAACCATCACAAAGGACAACTCTGTAGGCAAGATCTTGAATAGCACTTAA